From a single Streptomyces misionensis genomic region:
- a CDS encoding MFS transporter, producing the protein MSLGRTGESRAAAEGTDPHRWWGLVVIALAQLMVVLDATIVNIALPSAQRALHMSDGNRQWVITAYTLAFGGLLLLGGRVADLMGRKRTFVIGLVGFAAASALGGAATGSGMLFGARALQGVFAAVLAPSALSLLTTTFTDPRERGKAFGVYGALAGSGSAIGLIVGGVLTEYLTWRWCLYVNVPIAALAVFGAFALLHDRPGHDDVRLDVPGAVLGCGGLVAIVYGFSEAEPRGWTDPLVLGLFAAGALLLAAFVWWQARAPSPLLPLHILRDRDRAGCFLTMMLAVIGMFGLFLFMTYYLQVILRYSPVRTGLAFLPMTAAIVTGSTQISARLLHHVPPRLLMVPGMLLAASGLLLLTRLTVRSSYAGEILPSLLLLGLGMGLTFMPVFATATAGVAPRDSGVTSATVNTAQQVGGSIGTALLNTLATTSAAAYIAARPHRPATVAAGVVHGYTVAIGWAAAIMLLAGLVAGLLVTARAPKHGRRPKTPVSEPVA; encoded by the coding sequence ATGAGTCTCGGCCGAACGGGTGAGTCCCGGGCCGCCGCGGAGGGGACGGATCCGCACCGCTGGTGGGGGCTGGTCGTCATCGCCCTCGCCCAGCTGATGGTGGTCCTGGACGCCACGATCGTGAACATCGCGCTCCCCTCCGCCCAGCGTGCCCTGCACATGTCCGACGGCAACCGGCAGTGGGTGATCACCGCCTACACGCTGGCCTTCGGCGGTCTGCTGCTGCTCGGCGGCCGGGTCGCCGATCTCATGGGCCGAAAACGCACCTTCGTCATCGGGCTCGTGGGCTTCGCCGCCGCCTCCGCGCTCGGCGGCGCGGCCACCGGCTCGGGGATGCTCTTCGGCGCCCGCGCGCTGCAAGGCGTCTTCGCGGCGGTGCTCGCACCCTCCGCGCTGTCCCTGCTGACCACGACGTTCACCGACCCGCGCGAGCGCGGCAAGGCGTTCGGCGTCTACGGCGCGCTGGCCGGCAGCGGCTCGGCGATCGGGCTGATCGTCGGCGGGGTGCTCACCGAGTACCTCACCTGGCGCTGGTGCCTGTACGTCAACGTGCCCATCGCCGCGCTCGCGGTCTTCGGCGCGTTCGCCCTGCTGCACGACCGGCCGGGACACGACGACGTCCGCCTCGACGTGCCCGGTGCGGTGCTCGGCTGCGGCGGCCTGGTCGCGATCGTCTACGGCTTCAGCGAGGCGGAGCCGCGCGGCTGGACGGACCCGCTGGTGCTCGGGCTGTTCGCGGCGGGAGCGCTGCTGCTCGCGGCGTTCGTGTGGTGGCAGGCCCGGGCACCGAGCCCGCTGCTGCCGCTGCACATCCTGCGGGACCGGGACCGGGCGGGCTGCTTCCTGACGATGATGCTCGCGGTGATCGGCATGTTCGGGCTGTTCCTGTTCATGACCTACTACCTCCAGGTCATCCTGCGCTACTCGCCGGTGCGCACGGGGCTGGCGTTCCTGCCGATGACCGCGGCGATCGTCACCGGGTCCACCCAGATCTCCGCGCGGCTGCTGCACCACGTGCCGCCGCGGCTGCTGATGGTGCCGGGCATGCTGCTGGCGGCGAGCGGCCTGCTGCTGCTGACCCGGCTGACCGTCCGTTCCTCCTACGCCGGGGAGATCCTGCCGTCCCTGCTGCTGCTGGGGCTGGGCATGGGGCTGACGTTCATGCCGGTGTTCGCCACGGCCACGGCGGGGGTCGCGCCGCGCGACTCGGGGGTCACCTCCGCGACCGTCAACACCGCGCAGCAGGTGGGCGGCTCGATCGGCACCGCCCTGCTCAACACCCTCGCCACCACCAGCGCCGCCGCCTACATCGCCGCCCGCCCGCACCGGCCGGCCACGGTCGCGGCCGGCGTCGTGCACGGTTACACCGTCGCCATCGGCTGGGCCGCCGCCATCATGCTCCTGGCCGGCCTGGTCGCCGGTCTGCTGGTCACCGCCCGAGCCCCCAAGCACGGCCGCCGGCCGAAGACCCCGGTGTCCGAACCGGTCGCCTGA
- a CDS encoding NAD(P)/FAD-dependent oxidoreductase, whose amino-acid sequence MSSSASSVVNGGISFWYADDGLPAVREPLSGDATADVVIVGGGYTGLWTAYYLKKAAPFLRITVLEQKFCGYGASGRNGGWLYNGVAGRDRYARLHGREAAVRLQKAMNDTVDEVIAVAEAEGIDADLHKGGVLEVATTPAQLARLKAFHEHELSYGEKDRELYGARETAERIRIADAVGSTWTPHGARLHPVKLVKGLAAAVAALGVTIHESTPVTEIRPKHAVTPYGTVRAPYVLRCTEGFTASLKGQKRTWLPMNSSMIATEPLSEEQWAAIGWDGRETLGDMAHAYMYAQRTADGRIALGGRGVPYRFGSRTDNDGRTQRATVEALRDVLVRFFPSLAGVAVTHAWSGVLGVPRDWCATVTLDRSTGLGWAGGYVGSGVATTNLAARTLRDLVQQDSGQGGRTELTDLPWVGHKVRKWEPEPFRWLGVHGMYATYHTADHRERLHPAGDSSRLARAADWVAGRH is encoded by the coding sequence ATGAGCAGCTCGGCGAGCAGTGTCGTGAACGGTGGCATCTCCTTCTGGTACGCGGACGACGGCCTCCCCGCGGTACGGGAACCGCTGTCCGGGGACGCCACGGCCGACGTGGTGATCGTCGGCGGCGGATACACCGGTCTGTGGACCGCCTACTACCTGAAGAAGGCCGCGCCCTTCCTGCGGATCACCGTCCTGGAGCAGAAGTTCTGCGGTTACGGCGCCTCGGGCCGCAACGGCGGCTGGCTGTACAACGGCGTCGCGGGCCGCGACCGGTACGCCAGGCTGCACGGGCGGGAGGCCGCGGTACGGCTCCAGAAGGCGATGAACGACACCGTGGACGAGGTGATCGCGGTCGCCGAGGCGGAGGGCATCGACGCGGACCTGCACAAGGGCGGCGTCCTGGAGGTGGCCACCACCCCCGCCCAGCTGGCCCGGCTGAAGGCGTTCCACGAGCACGAGCTGTCGTACGGCGAGAAGGACCGCGAGCTGTACGGCGCCCGGGAGACGGCCGAGCGGATCCGGATCGCGGACGCCGTCGGCTCCACCTGGACCCCGCACGGCGCCCGGCTGCACCCGGTGAAGCTGGTGAAGGGGCTGGCGGCGGCGGTGGCCGCGCTCGGGGTGACGATCCACGAGTCGACCCCGGTGACGGAGATCCGCCCCAAGCACGCCGTCACTCCCTACGGCACCGTCCGCGCGCCCTACGTCCTGCGCTGCACCGAGGGCTTCACCGCCTCCCTCAAGGGCCAGAAGCGGACCTGGCTGCCGATGAACTCCTCGATGATCGCCACCGAGCCGCTGAGCGAGGAGCAGTGGGCGGCGATCGGCTGGGACGGCCGGGAGACGCTGGGCGACATGGCACACGCCTACATGTACGCGCAGCGCACCGCCGACGGCCGGATCGCGCTCGGCGGGCGCGGGGTGCCGTACCGCTTCGGCTCCCGCACGGACAACGACGGCCGCACCCAGCGGGCGACCGTGGAGGCGCTGCGGGACGTCCTGGTGCGCTTCTTCCCGTCCCTGGCCGGTGTCGCGGTCACCCACGCCTGGTCCGGCGTCCTCGGCGTGCCCCGCGACTGGTGCGCCACGGTCACCCTGGACCGCTCCACCGGCCTCGGCTGGGCGGGCGGCTACGTCGGCTCCGGCGTCGCCACCACCAACCTCGCCGCCCGCACCCTGCGCGACCTGGTCCAGCAGGACTCCGGGCAGGGCGGCCGCACCGAACTGACCGACCTGCCCTGGGTCGGCCACAAGGTCCGCAAGTGGGAACCCGAACCCTTCCGCTGGCTCGGCGTCCACGGCATGTACGCCACCTACCACACGGCCGACCACCGCGAGCGCCTCCACCCCGCCGGCGACTCCTCCCGCCTGGCCAGGGCCGCGGACTGGGTGGCGGGGCGCCACTGA
- a CDS encoding rhomboid-like protein, with translation MSRVKPLRRGLGAVARYVRGAPGTYVWLAVLFVTTVAVHHMSPGFEQHFLRRRSTNIHELSRTPLRVLVTSAMWIDGGRWLPYAVLYTVFHAPAERWLGTARWLAVCACAHVLASLVSEGLLLKAIKDGIAPHSAVNTLDIGVSYALAGVVAVLTYRIARPWRYGYLAVVLAVFTLPLAGSPTFTDVGHFLAMLIGLACYPLTTGRAKARNPKETPTTPTG, from the coding sequence GTGAGCCGGGTCAAGCCCTTGCGCCGTGGACTCGGGGCGGTCGCGCGGTACGTCCGCGGCGCCCCGGGCACCTACGTCTGGCTGGCCGTCCTGTTCGTCACGACCGTCGCGGTGCACCACATGTCGCCGGGGTTCGAGCAGCACTTCCTGCGCCGCAGGTCGACCAACATCCACGAGCTGTCGCGCACCCCGCTGCGGGTGCTGGTCACCAGCGCGATGTGGATCGACGGCGGGCGGTGGCTGCCGTACGCCGTGCTGTACACGGTCTTCCACGCGCCGGCCGAGCGGTGGCTCGGCACCGCCCGCTGGCTCGCGGTGTGCGCCTGTGCGCACGTGCTGGCGTCCCTGGTCAGCGAGGGCCTGCTGCTGAAGGCGATCAAGGACGGCATCGCGCCGCACTCGGCGGTCAACACCCTGGACATCGGCGTCAGTTACGCGCTGGCCGGTGTCGTCGCCGTCCTCACCTACCGGATCGCCCGGCCCTGGCGCTACGGCTACCTCGCGGTCGTCCTCGCCGTCTTCACCCTTCCGCTGGCCGGCTCGCCCACCTTCACCGACGTCGGGCATTTCCTGGCGATGCTGATCGGCCTGGCCTGCTACCCGCTCACCACGGGCCGCGCGAAAGCACGGAATCCGAAGGAGACACCGACCACTCCCACGGGTTAG
- a CDS encoding right-handed parallel beta-helix repeat-containing protein — MKRCHIAYAASAVAALIGAGLGAAPAAAAHQTLVVRQGESIQQAVNRAQPGDTVLVLPGTYKESVTINTPQVTLRGLGGRTVIEPAVKTVAGKAPHANTKATKSCAEGGNGICVIGTKKKNVEGVTVADLRVTGFARAGVFGMATDGMTVRGVQAVKNAVWGIAQERSVRGHIFGNYAQGNGDAGVFLANTITEEAGALDTRRTVVERNRLENNRIGVTVRRLRNLAVAENYITGNCAGVFVVGDENRPKAGALEVAYNNVSRNNKSCPKTDRLPAIQGSGIVLTGTEKTVVDGNRVVGNTGKSPLSGGIVLFKSFVGVTNDDNRISDNALDGNAPADLVNTETKGKGNTFQHNACRASKPSGLC; from the coding sequence ATGAAGAGATGTCACATCGCTTATGCCGCGAGCGCCGTCGCAGCACTGATCGGCGCGGGACTCGGCGCCGCCCCCGCGGCGGCCGCCCACCAGACCCTGGTGGTCCGCCAGGGCGAATCGATCCAGCAGGCGGTGAACCGCGCGCAGCCCGGTGACACCGTGCTGGTGCTCCCCGGTACCTACAAGGAGAGCGTCACGATCAACACGCCCCAGGTCACCCTGCGCGGCCTGGGCGGCCGCACGGTGATCGAGCCGGCCGTGAAGACGGTCGCGGGCAAGGCGCCGCACGCGAACACCAAGGCGACCAAGAGCTGCGCCGAGGGCGGCAACGGCATCTGCGTGATCGGCACCAAGAAGAAGAACGTCGAGGGCGTCACCGTCGCGGATCTGCGGGTGACCGGCTTCGCCCGCGCCGGGGTGTTCGGCATGGCGACCGACGGCATGACCGTGCGCGGCGTACAGGCCGTGAAGAACGCGGTGTGGGGCATCGCCCAGGAGCGCTCCGTGCGCGGCCACATCTTCGGCAACTACGCCCAGGGCAACGGCGACGCGGGCGTCTTCCTCGCCAACACCATCACCGAGGAGGCCGGCGCCCTCGACACCCGGCGCACGGTGGTCGAGCGCAACCGGCTGGAGAACAACCGGATCGGCGTCACCGTGCGCCGCCTGCGCAACCTCGCGGTCGCCGAGAACTACATCACCGGCAACTGCGCCGGCGTGTTCGTCGTCGGCGACGAGAACAGGCCCAAGGCCGGTGCCCTGGAGGTCGCGTACAACAACGTGAGCAGGAACAACAAGTCCTGCCCGAAGACCGACCGGCTGCCCGCGATCCAGGGCTCCGGCATCGTGCTGACCGGCACCGAGAAGACCGTGGTGGACGGCAACCGGGTCGTCGGCAACACGGGCAAGTCCCCGCTGTCCGGCGGCATCGTGCTCTTCAAGAGCTTCGTCGGCGTCACCAACGACGACAACCGCATCAGCGACAACGCGCTGGACGGCAACGCACCCGCCGACCTCGTCAACACCGAGACCAAGGGCAAGGGCAACACCTTCCAGCACAACGCCTGCCGCGCCTCCAAGCCCTCGGGCCTGTGCTGA
- a CDS encoding methyltransferase, giving the protein MRLRELVFGAALSAAVRAAARLGVPDALGDTPMSAEALAAAVRAEPKPLRRMLRALTCYGVFTERPDGTFAHTEMSRLLREDDPNSLRAIALWCTEPWTWAAWPKLDEAVRTGRNVVEGLYGKEFFTYLNEDAPESADVFNRAMTRSSEQSAREVAALLDLSGADSVADLGGGQGHVVACLLDKYPRMHGSLLDLPRVVENALPRLREGGDLADRAQIVPGDVREAIPVRADVYIIKNILEWDDESTARLLHNVVQAGGPGTRVVVIENLVDDTPSMRFSTAMDLLLLLNVGGAKHTTDSMVRRLTAASLTVDTIRNVNPYLHAFECHVQG; this is encoded by the coding sequence ATGCGGCTGCGCGAGCTCGTGTTCGGGGCGGCCCTGTCCGCCGCGGTCCGCGCCGCCGCCCGGCTGGGCGTGCCCGACGCGCTCGGGGACACCCCGATGTCCGCCGAGGCCCTCGCGGCCGCGGTGCGCGCCGAACCCAAGCCGCTGCGCCGCATGCTGCGCGCCCTGACCTGCTACGGCGTCTTCACCGAGCGGCCCGACGGCACCTTCGCGCACACCGAGATGTCCCGGCTGCTGCGCGAGGACGACCCGAACAGCCTGCGCGCCATCGCGCTGTGGTGCACCGAGCCGTGGACCTGGGCCGCGTGGCCCAAGCTGGACGAGGCGGTGCGCACCGGCCGCAACGTGGTGGAGGGCCTGTACGGCAAGGAGTTCTTCACCTACCTCAACGAGGACGCCCCCGAGTCCGCGGACGTCTTCAACCGGGCCATGACCCGCTCCAGCGAGCAGTCGGCGCGCGAGGTTGCGGCCCTGCTCGACCTGTCCGGCGCCGACTCCGTCGCCGACCTCGGCGGCGGCCAGGGGCACGTGGTGGCCTGCCTGCTGGACAAGTACCCGCGGATGCACGGCAGTCTGCTGGACCTGCCCCGGGTGGTGGAGAACGCGCTGCCGAGGCTGCGCGAGGGCGGCGACCTCGCCGACCGCGCGCAGATCGTGCCGGGCGACGTCCGGGAGGCGATCCCGGTCCGCGCGGACGTCTACATCATCAAGAACATCCTGGAGTGGGACGACGAGAGCACGGCCCGGCTGCTGCACAACGTCGTCCAGGCGGGCGGCCCCGGGACCCGGGTCGTGGTCATCGAGAACCTGGTCGACGACACCCCGTCGATGCGGTTCAGCACCGCGATGGACCTGCTGCTGCTCCTCAACGTCGGCGGGGCCAAGCACACCACCGACAGCATGGTGCGCCGGCTCACCGCGGCCTCTCTCACCGTGGACACCATCCGGAACGTCAACCCGTACCTGCACGCCTTCGAATGCCACGTGCAGGGGTGA
- a CDS encoding TcmI family type II polyketide cyclase produces the protein MHQALIVARMAPGSAPDIAKIFEESDRGELPRLVGVTRRSLFQFGDVYMHLIESEREPGPAIAKVTEHPEFRDVSERLTAYVSAYDPETWRSPKDAMAHRFYVWERP, from the coding sequence GTGCACCAGGCCCTGATCGTCGCCCGGATGGCCCCGGGTTCCGCCCCCGACATCGCCAAGATCTTCGAGGAGTCCGACCGCGGGGAGCTGCCCCGCCTCGTGGGCGTCACCCGGCGCAGCCTCTTCCAGTTCGGCGATGTGTACATGCACCTCATCGAGTCCGAGCGCGAACCGGGCCCGGCCATCGCCAAGGTCACCGAACACCCCGAGTTCAGGGACGTCAGCGAGCGGCTGACGGCGTACGTCAGCGCGTACGACCCGGAGACCTGGCGGTCTCCCAAGGACGCGATGGCGCACCGCTTCTACGTCTGGGAGCGCCCCTGA
- a CDS encoding SRPBCC family protein, producing the protein MAGHTQNEITIAAPLDLVWDMTNDLERWPQLFSEYAAVEVLKREGEKTTFRLTMHPDENGTVWSWVSEREPDRATRTVKARRVETGPFAHMDIHWAYEEVPAGTRMVWTQDFAMKPEAPVDDEWMTDNINKNSKVQMALIRDKIEKAAAGHRPAPALAD; encoded by the coding sequence ATGGCAGGACACACCCAGAACGAGATCACCATCGCGGCCCCGCTCGACCTGGTCTGGGACATGACCAACGATCTGGAGCGCTGGCCCCAGCTGTTCAGCGAGTACGCCGCGGTCGAGGTGCTCAAGCGGGAGGGCGAGAAGACCACCTTCCGGCTCACCATGCACCCGGACGAGAACGGCACCGTCTGGAGCTGGGTCTCCGAGCGCGAGCCCGACCGCGCCACCCGCACCGTCAAGGCCCGCCGGGTGGAGACCGGTCCGTTCGCCCACATGGACATCCACTGGGCCTACGAGGAGGTCCCGGCCGGCACCCGCATGGTGTGGACGCAGGACTTCGCGATGAAGCCCGAGGCGCCGGTCGACGACGAGTGGATGACCGACAACATCAACAAGAACTCCAAGGTCCAGATGGCCCTGATCCGCGACAAGATCGAGAAGGCCGCCGCCGGGCACCGGCCCGCCCCGGCGCTCGCCGACTGA
- a CDS encoding acyl carrier protein has protein sequence MSKITVEELAALMKKAAGVTVSPEQLHDKPDTGFDALGVDSLGLLGIVGELENEHGTPMPVDAERCKTPQQFLNLVNNTLMAGA, from the coding sequence ATGTCCAAGATCACCGTCGAAGAACTCGCAGCGCTCATGAAGAAGGCGGCCGGCGTCACCGTCAGCCCCGAGCAGCTCCACGACAAGCCGGACACCGGCTTCGACGCCCTCGGCGTCGACTCGCTGGGCCTGCTCGGCATCGTCGGTGAGCTGGAGAACGAGCACGGCACCCCGATGCCGGTGGACGCCGAGCGCTGCAAGACCCCCCAGCAGTTCCTCAACCTCGTCAACAACACGCTGATGGCAGGAGCCTGA
- a CDS encoding ketosynthase chain-length factor, with product MSEPQDRRAAVTGIGVVAPNGISTDTFWKATHEGLSVLDRVTREGCEHLPLKVAGEVRAFEAADTIEERFLVQTDRFTHYAMAAADFALGDARLGPADTAESPYSIGVVTAAGSGGGEFGQRELQRLWGKGSRFVGPYQSIAWFYAASTGQVSIRRGFKGPCSVVASDEAGGLDALAHAARAVRRGTDAIVAGSTEAPLAPYSVVCQLGYEELSRESDPARAYRPFTEAACGFVPAEGGAMLVVEAAAAARERGADIRAFVAGHGATFTGAARWAESRAGLAQAIRQALAEAECAPEEVDVVFADALGVPAADRAEALAIADALGAHGTRVPVTAPKTGTGRGYCAAPVLDTAAAVLAMEHGLIPPTPNVHDVCHDLDLVTGRARAAEPRTALVLSRGLMGSNSALVLRHPAAR from the coding sequence ATGAGCGAACCCCAGGACCGGCGCGCGGCCGTCACCGGCATCGGCGTGGTCGCGCCCAACGGCATCAGCACCGACACCTTCTGGAAGGCCACCCACGAGGGCCTGAGCGTCCTGGACCGGGTGACCCGCGAGGGCTGCGAGCACCTGCCGCTGAAGGTGGCCGGCGAGGTCCGCGCCTTCGAGGCGGCGGACACCATCGAGGAGCGTTTCCTCGTCCAGACCGACCGGTTCACCCACTACGCCATGGCGGCGGCCGACTTCGCGCTCGGCGACGCCCGGCTCGGCCCGGCCGACACCGCCGAGTCGCCGTACTCGATCGGTGTGGTGACCGCCGCCGGGTCCGGCGGCGGCGAGTTCGGCCAGCGCGAACTGCAGCGGCTGTGGGGCAAGGGCAGCCGGTTCGTGGGGCCGTACCAGTCCATCGCCTGGTTCTACGCCGCGAGCACCGGCCAGGTCTCCATCCGCCGCGGCTTCAAGGGCCCCTGCTCGGTCGTCGCCTCCGACGAGGCCGGCGGTCTGGACGCCCTCGCGCACGCGGCCCGGGCGGTGCGGCGGGGCACCGACGCGATCGTGGCCGGGTCCACCGAGGCGCCGCTCGCGCCGTACTCGGTGGTCTGCCAGCTCGGGTACGAGGAGCTGAGCCGGGAGAGCGACCCGGCCCGCGCCTACCGGCCGTTCACCGAGGCGGCGTGCGGGTTCGTGCCCGCCGAGGGCGGCGCGATGCTCGTGGTGGAGGCCGCCGCTGCGGCCCGGGAGCGCGGCGCCGACATCCGGGCCTTCGTGGCCGGGCACGGGGCCACCTTCACCGGCGCCGCCCGCTGGGCGGAGTCCCGCGCGGGCCTCGCCCAGGCCATCCGGCAGGCGCTGGCCGAGGCGGAGTGCGCGCCCGAGGAGGTCGACGTGGTCTTCGCCGACGCCCTCGGGGTGCCGGCGGCGGACCGGGCGGAGGCGCTGGCGATCGCCGACGCCCTCGGCGCGCACGGCACGCGGGTGCCGGTCACCGCGCCGAAGACCGGCACCGGCCGGGGCTACTGCGCGGCCCCGGTGCTGGACACCGCCGCGGCCGTGCTCGCGATGGAGCACGGACTGATCCCGCCGACCCCGAACGTGCACGACGTCTGCCACGACCTCGACCTCGTCACCGGCCGCGCCCGCGCCGCCGAGCCCCGCACGGCGCTGGTCCTCAGCCGCGGGCTCATGGGGTCGAACTCGGCGCTGGTGCTGCGGCACCCCGCCGCCCGGTGA
- a CDS encoding beta-ketoacyl-[acyl-carrier-protein] synthase family protein: MNRRVAVTGIGIVAPGGIGVPAFWDLLAGGRTATRGITFFDPSQLRSRIAAECDFDPTAHGLDAEQVERSDRYIQFALVAGEEAVRDSGLDLRREDPWRVAVSVGTAVGGTTRLENDYVLVSHGGERWDVDPERARPQLHRAFTPATAASAVAERFGAQGPVQTVSTGCTSGLDAVGYAFHTVQEGRADICIAGASDSPISPITMACFDAIKATSPNNDDPAHASRPFDNNRDGFVMGEGGAVLVLEELEHARARGAHVYCELGGYATFGNAYHMTGLTKEGLEMARAISTALDQARLDPTAIDYVNAHGSGTRQNDRHETAAVKRALGQHAYDTPMSSIKSMVGHSLGAIGAIELVACVLALAKQAVPPTANYETPDPECDLDYVPRIARERKLTSVLSVGSGFGGFQSAVILTRPRE, translated from the coding sequence ATGAACCGGCGCGTGGCGGTCACCGGCATAGGCATCGTCGCCCCGGGCGGCATCGGTGTACCCGCGTTCTGGGATCTGCTCGCGGGCGGCCGGACCGCGACGCGGGGCATCACCTTCTTCGACCCCTCCCAGCTGCGCTCGCGGATCGCGGCCGAGTGCGACTTCGATCCGACGGCGCACGGTCTGGACGCCGAGCAGGTGGAGCGGTCGGACCGGTACATCCAGTTCGCCCTGGTCGCGGGCGAGGAGGCGGTCCGCGACTCGGGGCTGGACCTCCGGCGGGAGGACCCGTGGCGGGTCGCGGTGTCGGTGGGCACCGCGGTCGGCGGCACCACCCGGCTGGAGAACGACTACGTGCTGGTCAGCCATGGCGGCGAGCGCTGGGACGTGGACCCCGAGCGGGCCCGGCCGCAGCTGCACCGGGCCTTCACCCCGGCGACGGCGGCCTCCGCGGTGGCGGAACGTTTCGGCGCCCAGGGTCCGGTGCAGACCGTCTCCACCGGCTGCACCTCGGGCCTGGACGCCGTCGGCTACGCCTTCCACACCGTCCAGGAGGGCCGGGCCGACATCTGCATAGCCGGTGCGTCGGACTCGCCCATATCCCCGATCACCATGGCGTGCTTCGACGCGATCAAGGCCACCTCGCCGAACAACGACGACCCCGCGCACGCCTCCAGGCCCTTCGACAACAACCGTGACGGCTTCGTCATGGGCGAGGGCGGCGCGGTGCTCGTCCTGGAGGAACTGGAGCACGCCCGGGCCCGCGGCGCGCACGTCTACTGCGAGCTGGGCGGCTACGCCACCTTCGGCAACGCCTACCACATGACCGGTCTGACCAAGGAGGGCCTGGAGATGGCGCGGGCCATCTCCACCGCCCTCGACCAGGCCCGGCTCGACCCCACGGCGATCGACTACGTCAACGCGCACGGCTCCGGCACCCGGCAGAACGACCGCCACGAGACGGCGGCGGTCAAGCGGGCGCTCGGGCAGCACGCCTACGACACCCCGATGAGCTCCATCAAGTCCATGGTGGGCCACTCGCTCGGGGCGATCGGCGCCATCGAACTGGTCGCCTGCGTGCTGGCGCTGGCCAAGCAGGCCGTGCCGCCGACCGCGAACTACGAGACCCCCGACCCCGAGTGCGACCTCGACTACGTGCCGCGTATCGCCCGCGAACGGAAGCTGACCAGCGTGCTCTCCGTGGGCAGCGGGTTCGGCGGTTTCCAGTCCGCGGTGATCCTGACCCGGCCGAGGGAGTGA
- a CDS encoding cupin domain-containing protein, with amino-acid sequence MIQPRPRIVDLSEVEPNTRRGGDLRAMLTPATVGSTSGFMGVAIVQPGDRIGEHYHPYSEEFVYVVCGQLEVDLDGEPHVLRPEQGLMIPIGMRHRFRNVGKVEARIVFHLGPLAPRPQLGHVDTEETPAAEPAGAGADGGGVRS; translated from the coding sequence GTGATCCAACCCCGTCCGAGAATCGTGGACCTCAGCGAGGTCGAGCCCAACACGCGGCGCGGCGGTGATCTGCGCGCCATGCTCACCCCGGCCACGGTCGGCTCCACCAGCGGCTTCATGGGCGTGGCCATCGTGCAGCCCGGCGACCGCATCGGTGAGCACTACCACCCCTACTCCGAGGAGTTCGTCTACGTCGTCTGCGGCCAGCTGGAGGTCGACCTGGACGGCGAGCCGCACGTGCTGCGCCCCGAGCAGGGGCTGATGATCCCCATCGGCATGCGGCACCGGTTCCGCAACGTCGGCAAGGTGGAGGCGCGGATCGTCTTCCACCTGGGTCCGCTGGCGCCGCGCCCGCAGCTCGGGCACGTCGACACCGAGGAGACGCCGGCGGCCGAACCGGCGGGCGCGGGTGCCGACGGGGGAGGGGTCCGGTCATGA